CGAATCATCAACTCCCACCATTCTTCATCTCTCAAGCTCCGTGAATCCACCGGTCAGTAACtaatacataaatttatttcaattcaatgtttttttttttagcatttGGTTTCTGGGTTTCTCGAATTTTACAAAATTGAGTTGTGGGTTTCTGGAATTTTTCGAATTGAGTTTCTAGGTTTTTGAATTTTGCAAAAGTGGGTTGTGATTTTCTCGAGTTTTGCAAAAGTGGGTTGTGATTTTCTCGGATTTTACGAATTGGGTTATGGAATTCGTGGAATTTTACGAATTGGGTAGTGGGTTTCTTGAATTTTACGAATTGGGTTGTGGGGTTGCTGGAATTTGACAAAATTGGGTTGTGGGTAATTTGATTCAGAGAAGGCGAAGAAGGATGGGATTCGTAATGCAAGGCGGGTTTCGGAGCTGCTGGTGGATTCAGTGAATAGAGAAGTACAAGAAGCGTTTGTAATGGAAAAGAGGATTGAAATGGAAATTCGTGCTTTAACTGCAAGCATTTTTCGATTTGGAAAGCAAACTGATCAATGGCTTGCTGCTTCACACTCTATCAATACTGCAATTAAGGTCAGTCCATGTTGCTAGCTATTTGTGTTTATGTTTATTCAAGATTGATTTTTTCTGATGAGTGTGTAGCTTTTAGGCTCTAATATCCAGCTAAAATAGATATCACCTCGACTAAGTTCCGCCGAGTAGAAAACTGAAAAAGCTAGGTGATTTCTTTCCGTTTGTGTATGTTTTGATGGACAAAGTTAGTTCGTAGTTGGCCTCGTATGAGGTAGCAAGATGTGCACAAGTTGATTCAGATATCACAGTTTCAGCTTGTTTTTGTAGAACTAGGAAGTTCAATTATAAAGCACGAGCCTCATCGTAGACTGTTGGATCGACTTTTAAACCTTTATCCTAAGGTTCTTACGAATATGAAGCATGAGTTTGTTCCGGTGTTTCAAGAACTGTCTTGATCATTCTGATCTGATTTCAGAGCAAAATGCCTTGAACTCTTGACtatcatactctcctccattgtcaaaCTTCAGATAGTGAGTGTGTTTCACCTTATgcagttttgatattttttatacatacaATACTATCACATGCACTATTCACGTAAAAGAAACAAGGTAAATGTCAGAACGCAAAGtccgaaagaaagaaaatggataCATAATTTGGGTGCGtgcataaattttctttttgcatatTCATCTCTTAAGAGGAAATTTACAGCTGATCTCTTTGCCTATAAATAGGCATCCCCCACTCCAGTTGAACATTATCCCTTCAACATTCTCTTCTTTTGATAATAAAGTCATTCTATGTGTGGCCTTGGAGGCAAAAATGGTCGAACCACATGGTAAGAAAAAAGAGATGAGATGATTTACAACTTAGGAAGGGGTTGCCTTCTATAGGCAGAGAAATCTACTGAAAATTTCCTCTAGAATATGAACATACAAGATGGAAGTAGGTAGCTGATTAACTTAACTATTAAGATTCTCCCGGGTATTATATTTTCCTACAATTGAACTTAGGCGAGTTATAGTTAATCCCAATTGAAAAGGAATCTTTGAGCAAACGGTCTGCACTAGTAAAGTCATCTCCCTGTGACTTATAGGGCACATATTCAAGCTGTGGAATCAACCATTAACATTTGCATCAGTGTAGGTTGCCTACCTCATACCCCTTAAGGCGGACCTTTTCCCGGATCCTGTGTAAATGCACAGTGCTTTGTGCAGCGActtgtaataatttttattttttgatgattaGGGAAACCtgcagccgctaccctttgggtgcgcacagggGTTTGCttctatgcaatagctcgcaaaccacataggagagttAACCCGCACTAGGTAAGCCTAGTacgacgagctc
The DNA window shown above is from Solanum lycopersicum chromosome 11, SLM_r2.1 and carries:
- the LOC101259909 gene encoding biogenesis of lysosome-related organelles complex 1 subunit 1, with protein sequence MDRSKQVDPHGLEASLIRIINSHHSSSLKLRESTEKAKKDGIRNARRVSELLVDSVNREVQEAFVMEKRIEMEIRALTASIFRFGKQTDQWLAASHSINTAIKEIGDFENWMKTMEFDCKSINAAICNIHQE